In Carassius gibelio isolate Cgi1373 ecotype wild population from Czech Republic chromosome B17, carGib1.2-hapl.c, whole genome shotgun sequence, a single window of DNA contains:
- the LOC127976344 gene encoding thioredoxin-related transmembrane protein 1 has protein sequence MCPCSSSSSNMAGQRVSLRRVDMLKHDRSSSWMCAVFLTLAARLIARTDASDVLTVTDANWTLILQGEWMIKFYAPWCPACQHLQTDWESLGRQGASLGISVGRVDVTQQPGLSGRFLVTTLPTIFHAKDGNFRKYVSSRTIEDIQAYVEQKKWAMVEPVPGWKSPSSLLMSGMANLFRLSVYIRQIHTYLTNTLGIPSWGSYVIFAIITLFMGLMLGLMLVLIADCIWPSRPKHRADKTVVIVKEEVSEEEVEDILMEEKHTSDLDNESERVSGDESTEEEGAMSDDQPPSEGAAESSVRKRKPQAQHTTEGT, from the exons ATGTGtccctgcagcagcagcagcagtaataTGGCGGGACAGAGAGTCAGTCTGAGACGTGTTGACATGCTGAAACATGACAGAAGCTCCAGCTGGATGTGTGCTGTGTTCCTGACGCTCGCGGCTCGACTGATCGCTCGGACGGACGCTAGTGATGTGCTGACGGTGACCGACGCCAACTGGACGCTCATCCTGCAGGGCGAGTGGATGATCAAATT TTATGCTCCGTGGTGTCCGGCGTGCCAGCATTTACAAACAGACTGGGAGAGTCTTGGAAGACAAGGTGCAAGTCTGGGAATATCAGTGGGCAGAGTCGACGTCACACAACAACCAG GTCTGAGTGGGAGGTTTCTGGTTACAACACTGCCGACTATATTTCA TGCTAAAGATGGAAATTTCCGCAAATATGTTTCATCACGGACTATTGAGGATATCCAGGCGTATGTTGAGCAGAAGAAGTGGGCGATGGTTGAGCCGGTGCCAGGATGGAAGTCTCCATCCTCTCTCCT AATGTCAGGAATGGCTAATCTGTTTCGTCTGTCCGTGTATATCAGA CAAATCCACACGTACCTGACAAATACGCTCGGTATCCCTTCCTGGGGCTCTTACGTGATTTTTGCAATCATTACGCTCTTCATGGGACTGATGCTCGGCCTG ATGCTGGTTTTGATCGCTGACTGCATTTGGCCGTCCAGACCCAAGCACAGAGCAGACAAAACAG TCGTGATAGTAAAAGAGGAAGTGTCTGAGGAAGAGGTGGAGGACATCCTCATGGAGGAGAAACATACGTCTGATCTGGACAACGAGAGCGAGCGAGTGTCTGGAGACGAGTCGACTGAAGAGGAAGGAGCGATGAGTGATGATCAGCCTCCGTCAGAGGGGGCAGCAGAGAGTTCAGTGAGGAAAAGGAAACCACAGGCGCAGCACACTACTGAGGGAACATAA